CCCGTCCGGCCGCTCCACAGGTGGTTGCGGTTCGGGCTGGTGGAGCTGTGGATCGAGGAGTGGTAGGCGTCGCAGACCGTGAAGGTGTCGGCCAGCTCGTGGTGCAGGGGAATGTCGCCGCGGTCGTAGTACGCCATGGTCGCGGCGGTCTTCGCGGTGACCCAGCCGTCCATCCAGCCTTCGGACCAGGCCTTGGCGCCGCCGCTCCACGAGTGGTCGAGGGCACCGATGTACTGCAGGTCCTTCTTCTGTGCTTGTGCCGCCTCGCGCACGGGGAACGGAAGGACTGCGGAACCCGCCGGTCCGGGTTGTTCGAAGACCGGCCTGCCCGAGGGGAGTTCGATCGCGTTCCGGTCGCCAAAGCCACGCACCCCGCGCAGGGTCCCGAAGTAATGATCGAAGGAACGGTTCTCCTGCATCAGGATCACCACATGCTCGATGGCGTCCAGCCCCGCACGACCGGGCCGGCCGGCCGCGGGCCCCGCGGCGATCGCCGCCTGGAGCGACGGTGGCAGGAACGATCCCGCCGCCGCGGCGCCGAGTGCGCCGCCCCCGAGGGCGAAGAGCCGCCGCCGTGACATGTCCGTCGTCAAGTGAGCCTCCCGGTTCCGTGTCTACGCCTGGAAGCTAGTCACGCCGGGTGGCGACGGGAAGACCGCCGTACGGCCTGACGGTGAACGTCTCCGGGAGTGCCTCCAGGCCGGCACCCGCAGCCGGCACCGGGCAGCGCGAAGGGGCGGTGCTCCCGGTCAACGGGTGCACCGCCCCCAGGGGCGTGCCGGGTATCAGCCCTCGACGCCGAGCTTCTCCAGGATCAGCTCACGCACACGCGCGGCGTCCGCCTGACCGCGGGTGGCCTTCATGACCGCTCCCACGAGCGCTCCGGCCGCCGCGACCTTGCCGCCGCGGATCTTGTCGGCGATGGCCGCGTTGGCCGCGATCGCCTCGTCGACGGCGGTGCCGAGGGCACCCTCGTCGGAGACGACCTTCAGGCCGCGCTTCTCGACGACGGTGTCCGGGTCGCCCTCGCCCGCGAGGACGCCTTCGAGGACCTGGCGCGCCAGCTTGTCGTTGAGGTCGCCGGAGGCCACGAGTTCCGCCACCCGGGCGACCTGCGCCGGGGTGACCGGCAGCTCGTCCAGGCTGCGGCCCGTCTCGTTGGCGTTGCGGGCGAGCTCGCCCATCCACCACTTGCGGGCCTGGTCGGAGGGTGCGCCCGCGTCGGTCGTGGCGACGATCAGGTCGACCGCGCCCGCGTTGAGGATGGACTGCATGTCGTGCTCGTTGACACCCCACTCCTCCTTCAGCCGCTTGCGACGCAGCCGGGGCAGCTCGGGAAGCTCCTTGCGGAGCTCCTCGACCCAGTCGCGGGAAGGGGCGACCGGAACCAGGTCCGGCTCGGGGAAGTAGCGGTAGTCCTCGGCGTTGTCCTTGATCCGGCCGGCCGTGGTGGAGCCGTCCTCCTCGTGGAAGTGCCGGGTCTCCTGCACGATCGTGCCGCCGGAGTTCAGCACCGCGGCATGGCGCTGGATCTCGAAGCGGGCGGCGCGCTCGACGGAACGCAGCGAGTTGACGTTCTTCGTCTCGGAGCGCGTGCCGAACTTCTCACGGCCGTGCGGACGCAGCGACAGGTTGACGTCGCAGCGCATCTGGCCCATCTCCATGCGGGCCTCCGAGACGCCGAGCGCCTTGATGAGCTCACGGAGCTCGGCGACGTACGCCTTGGCGACCTCGGGGGCGCGCGCTCCGGCTCCCTCGATCGGCTTGGTGACGATCTCGATGAGCGGGATGCCGGCGCGGTTGTAGTCCAGCAGCGAGTGGGAGGCGCCGTGGATGCGGCCGGTGGCACCGCCGACGTGCGTCGACTTGCCGGTGTCCTCCTCCATGTGCGCGCGCTCGATCTGCACGCGGAAGATCTCGCCGTCCTCCAGCTGGACGTCCAGATAGCCGTCGAAGGCGATCGGCTCGTCGTACTGGGAGGTCTGGAAGTTCTTCGGCATGTCCGGATAGAAGTAGTTCTTCCGGGCGAAGCGGCACCACTCGGCGATCTCGCAGTTCAGCGCGAGCCCGATCTTGATGGCGGACTCGACGCCGATCTCGTTGACGACCGGAAGCGCGCCCGGCAGTCCGAGGCATACCGGGCAGGTCTGCGAGTTCGCGTCCTGCTTGAGCTCGGTGGAGCACCCGCAGAACATCTTGGTCTTGGTGCCGAGCTCCACATGGACCTCGAGGCCCATGACGGGGTCGTACGTCGCGAGGGCGTCCTCGTACGACTCCAGGTCGATGACAGTCACGGTGAAACTTTCCCTCTCAGCCCAGCAGGACGTCGTCGTCGCCGAGACGCTTGAGTTCGCGGTAGAGGATCGCCAGACCGGTGACGATCGCGGCGGCCGAGACGGCGGCGTCGATCAGCCGGAGGGTGTCGTTCTCCTGGCGGGCCATCTTCACCTGCTTGTAGACGCTGAGCGCGCCGAAGGCGGTGGTACCCATGGACACGTACGCGCCGGTCTTGGACTTCTTGAAGTTCTTGGCCTTCTTAGCCATTGCGCTCATAGCGACGGAGCCTCCTCAAGCAGCGGGTGCCCCCACCTTTCCACGAAGGCGGCCTCGACGGCGGCTCCGACCTTGTACAGCCGGTCGTCCTTCATGGCGGGGGCGATGATCTGCAGCCCGACCGGCAGGCCGTCCTCCGGAGCCAGGCCGCAGGGCAGCGACATGGCGGAGTTGCCGGCGAGGTTGGTCGGAATGGTGCACAGGTCCGCGAGGTACATCGCCATCGGGTCGTCGGCGCGCTCGCCGATCGGGAAGGCGGTGGTGGGCGTCGTCGGCGAGACGATCACGTCCACCTGCTCGAACGCCTTCTCGAAGTCCTGCGTGATGAGCGTGCGGACCTTCTGGGCCGAGCCGTAGTACGCGTCGTAGTAGCCGGAGCTGAGCGCGTACGTACCGAGGATGATGCGGCGCTTGACCTCGTCGCCGAAGCCGGCCTCGCGGGTGAGCGCGGTGACGTCCTCGGCGGAGCGCGTGCCGTCGTCGCCGACCCGCAGGCCGTAGCGCATGGCGTCGAAGCGCGCCAGGTTCGAGGAGCACTCCGACGGCGCGATCAGGTAGTACGCCGAAAGAGCGAGGTCGAACGAGGGGCAGTCCAGCTCGACGACCGTGGCGCCGAGGGACTTCAGCAGCTCGACGGACTCGTTGAAGCGCTGGACGACACCGGCCTGGTAGCCCTCGCCGGCGAACTGCTTGACCACGCCGACGCGCATGCCCTGGACCGAGCCGTTGCGCGCGGCCTCGACGACCGGCGGGACCGGTGCGTCGATGGACGTCGAGTCGAGCGGGTCGTGGCCGCCGATGACCTCGTGCAGCAGGGCCGCGTCCAGGACCGTGCGGGCACAGGGGCCGCCCTGGTCGAGGGAGGACGAGAAGGCGACCATGCCGTAGCGGGAGACACCGCCGTAGGTGGGCTTGACGCCGACGGTGCCGGTGACGGCCGCGGGCTGGCGGATGGAGCCGCCGGTGTCCGTGCCGATGGCGAGCGGCGCCTCGAAGGAGGCCAGCGCGGCGGAGGAACCGCCGCCGGAGCCGCCCGGGATGCGGGTGAGGTCCCAGGGGTTCCCGGTCGGACCGTACGCGCTGTTCTCGGTGGAGGACCCCATGGCGAACTCGTCCATGTTGGTCTTGCCGAGGATGACGACGTCGGCCGCCTTCAGCTTCTTGGTGAGGGTCGCGTCGTACGGCGGGACCCAGCCCTCGAGGATCTTCGAACCGACGGTGGTCGGCATGTCCTGCGTGGTGAAGATGTCCTTGAGCGCGAGCGGGACGCCGGCCAGCGGGCCGAGCTTCTCGCCCGCCTCGCGCTTGGCGTCGACGGCGCGGGCCTGCGCGAGCGCGCCCTCGCGGTCGATGTGCAGGAAGGCGTGGACCTTCTCGTCGATGGCGTCGATCCGGGCCAGGTGGGCCTCGGTGACCTCGACGGCCGTCAGCTCGCCGGAGGCGATCCTCGCGGCGATCTCGGCCGCGGTGAGCTTGATGATGGTGCTGATGTCCGTCATGGCTGTTAGTCCTCCCCCAGGATCTGCGGCACCTTGAAACGCTGCTGCTCCTGGGCCGGGGCGCCGGAGAGCGCCTGCTCGGGGGTGAGCGACGGACGGACCTCGTCCGCGCGCATGACGTTGGTCAGCGGCAGCGGGTGGGAGGTCGGCGGTACGTCTTGGTCGGCGACCTCGGAGACGCGGGCGACCGCGCCGATGATGTCGTCGAGCTGACCGGCGAAGTGCTCGAGCTCTTCGCCCTTCAGCTCCAGACGCGCCAGCCGGGCGAGGTGGGCGACCTCCTCGCGCGTGATGCCAGGCATGCAGCGATCCTCAGGGTTTGGTGTGTGGTTTTGGCCCAATCCTATGGGGTCGCCGGACACCTCTGCGGCGGGCGGACGGAGCCCGGCCGTCGATTGAGGACAAATCGGCCATCGAGCGCCGCCCCGCCCCTCACGGTCCGGCCCGTCGAGGGGCTCAGGCCGTGGCCGGGCCGGGATTGAGCGCGCGCCCCGCGGGCCTGGGCGCCGGCTCGGGTGGCGCCGCCTGCGCGGCCGCGGCCTCCAGCTCCGACGGCCTCCGCCATCCGTGCTCTCCCCGGGCACGCAGCCAGGCAGTCGTCTCCTGCGGCGGCATGGCCGCGGCGACGAGCCACCCCTGCACCGCGTCGCAGCGCAGGTCCCGCAGCCGCTCCCAGGTCTCGTCGTCCTCGACGCCCTCGGCGACGACGATCAGGCCCAGCGAGTGGGCCAGGTCGATGGTGCAGCGGACGATCTCTGCGTCCTCGTTGTCCACGGCCAGCCGCGCGACGAACGACCGGTCGATCTTGAGCTCGCTCACCGGCAGCTTGCGCAGGTGTACGAGGGAGGAGTAGCCGGTACCGAAGTCGTCGAGGGACATCTTCACGCCGTGCCCGGTGAGTCCCGCCAGGGTGTCGGCGGCCCGCTGGGGGTCCTCCAGCAGGACGTGCTCGGTTATCTCCAGCTGCAGCGCGCCGGCCGGGACACCGTGCCGGGCGAGCCGCGCGGCGACACTGCCCGCGAAGCCCGGGGTGTGCACGTCGCGCGGAGAGACGTTGACGGCGACGGGGACGAACAGCCCCTGCGCCCGCCACCGCGCCACCTGGGCCAGCGCGGTCTCCAGCACGTACTCGGTGAGGTGGGGCATCAGCCCGGAGGACTCCGCGATCGCGATGAACTCGTCCGGGGGGACCCGTCCGCGCTCCGGGTGCACCCAGCGCACCAGTGCTTCGAGGCCGGCCACCTGCCCGTCGAAACGGACCTTGGGCTGGTAGTGGAGCTCCACCTCGCGGGCGTCCAGGGCGCGGCGCAGGTCGCCCAGCAGACCGAGCCGGTCCGGGGTGTTGCTGTCGCGCTTGGACTCGTAGACCTCCACGCCCGTGCGGTCCCGCTTGGCCTGGTACATCGCCACGTCCGCCCGTCTGAGCAGGCCCTCGGCGTCCAGCGCGTGGTCGGGGTGGACGGCGACACCCGCGCTGGCCTCCAGCACGAGGGTGAGCCCGTCGAGGTCGAGGGGCGAGGAGAGCTCGGCGACCAGATGACGGGCGATGCGCTGGGCGCTGGTGATCGAGTCCGCGGTCGGCAGCAGCACGGCGAACTCGTCGCCCCCGAGCCGCGCGGCCTCCGCACCGCGCGGGAGGGCGAGCCGCAGCCGCTCCGCGATCTGGAGCAGGAGCCGGTCACCGGCGAGATGACCGAGGGTGTCGTTCACGGCGCGGAACCGGTCGAGGTCGATGAGGACGAGGGCGGTCCGCTCGCCCGTGGCGCCGGCCTCCTCGAGTGCCGTCCACGTCCTCTCCAGGAGCCACTGACGGTTGGGCAGGCCGGTGAGCGGGTCCCTGAGTTGTTCCTCGGCACGCGCGCGGGCTATCCAGAGTGTGGAGTCCAGGGCGATCAGCGGGACGGCGAAGAGCGGCAGCAGCACCGGCGTGGCCGACGCCACCACGCAGATCAACGGGGCGATGCCGAGCAGGGCGACCGCGACGAGTCCCTGGCGCAGCAGTGCCGTTCGGGCGATCGTCGGCAGTCCGCCGGTCTGCGACGCCCTGGCGTACCAGAGCAGGACGCGGGTGACGAGCAGGTACGCACCGGCGGCGAGGAGCACTTCCGGCACGGCCTCGATGCCCCAGTGGAGTGGCCGCCAGGGTGTCTCGACGCTCGGCACCTGGCCGAAGGCGGCCAGGACGAGCGCGGCCGCCCCGATGCCGAGTATGTCCACGGCGCCGTGCAACAGCCCCTGCCACCACCGGTGACGCCTGGCCGTGCCGACGAGCACCACGACGACGAGGCTGACCAGGCCGGCGGCCACCCAGCCGTAGAGCAGCAGAACTGCGAGGGTGAGGGCCGCGCCGGAGCCTGTGCCGCCCCACCAGCGGTCTCGGCCCAGGGCGACCAGATGGCCCACGATGATCCCGGTGAGCACGGCGAGCGACCAGCCCGCGGTGCCGGACGGGAAGAGCGCGTGGCCGTCGTCGACCGTCCGGTAGAAGCCGACGGCGAGCTGCAGCGCGGCGACCGCCACGACGGTGGCGCCCACCTTGGACGTGAGGCCCACGAAACCTTGCAGCCCCGACACCGGTGCGGCGCTCTCGGTCGGTTTCATTCCGTCCCTCTCACAGCCGGCGGTACCGATGTCCCACGGTGGCCCCCGCCCCCATGCCACCACGAACCGAATCCCACCACGCAGCCGGGCACGGCAGGTGTGCGTTCAACAGTAGGCCGACGAGGGCCCCCACGGGCAGCGCTCTGCAGGTCTTGCCCGAATGGGGTCCTGGTACCACCGACCGTCTGATATGCGCCGAACAGGTGTTGCCGGGGGCCGGACCGGGCCTCCGGATCTCCTCCCGCCCGCCTCGTCGGCATACTTCCCCCCTGGCTCATGACCACGCGACCGGTCATGTCTCGATCGCGCCTCGATCACGCCTCGGCGGGGACAGCGGCCTCCCGGGCCGCGTCCGGCCCCTGTCCGAGGAGCACGGCGAAGCCCTCCTCGTCGAGTACGGGCACCTTCAGCTGCATCGCCTTGTCGTACTTCGACCCCGGGTTGTCGCCGACCACCACGAAGGACGTCTTCCTGGAGACCGAGCCGGTGACCTTCGCCCCCAGGCTCTGGAGCGCGTCCTTGGCGCCGTCCCTGGTGTGCGCGGTCAGCGTGCCGGTGACCACGACGGTGAGGCCCTCCAGGGGCCGCGGCCCCTCGTCCTCACCCGCGCCCTCGTCCTCCATCCGGACCCCGGCCTCCCGCCACTTGCGCAGGATCTCGCGGTGCCAGTCCTCGGCGAACCACTGTTTGACCGAGGCGGCGATGATGGGCCCCACCCCGTCCGCCGCGGCGAGTTCCGCCTCGGACGCCTCGTCGATCCGCTCCACGGACCGGAACTGCCGGGCCAGTTCGACGGCGGCCACCGGCCCCACGTGCCGGATCGAGAGCCCGGTGAGGATCCTGGCGAGCGGGGCCTGCCTGGCCGCCGCGATGCCCTCCAGCATGCCGAGGGCGTTCTTCTTCGGCTCGCCCTGCTGGTTTGCGAAGACCGTGGCGATCTTCTCCTCGCCCGTCTTCGGGTCACGCTTGGGCAGCCCGCTGTCCGGGTCCAGGACATACGCCCGGATGGGCAGCAGCTGTTCCACCGTCAGGCCGAAGAGGTCGCCCTCGTCCAGCAGCGGCGGCTCCTCGGGCTCCAGCGGTCTGGTCAGGGCCGCGGCGGCCACATAGCCGAAGTGGTCGATGTCCAGGCACTTACGGCCAGCCAGGTAGGCCAGGCGCTCCCTCAACTGAGCGGGGCAGGAACGGGCGTTGGGGCAGCGGAGGTCGATGTCTGCCTCCTTCATCGCCCGCAGCGGCGTCCCGCACTCGGGGCACTCGGACGGCATGACGAACTCATGCTCGCTGCCGTCCCGCAGGTCGACGACCGGGCCGAGGATCTCCGGGATGACGTCGCCCGCCTTGCGGAGCACCACCGTGTCACCGATGAGGACGCCCTTGGCCTTCACCACGTTCTGGTTGTGCAGGGTGGCGAACTCGACCTCGGAGCCCGCCACCTCGACCGGCTCGACCTGGGCGTACGGCGTGACCCGGCCGGTGCGTCCGACGCCGACGCGGATGTTGACCAGCTTGGTGTTGACCTCCTGCGGGGCGTACTTCCAGGCGATCGCCCAGCGCGGCGCGCGCGAGGTGGAGCCCAGCCTGCCCTGCAGCGGGATCTCGTCGAGCTTGACGACCACGCCGTCGATCTCGTGCTCGACGGACTGGCGGTTCTCGCCGAACCAGGCGATGAACTCACGGACCTCGTCGAGGGACTCCACGACCTTGTTGTGCCTGGCGGTCGGCAGGCCCCACTCCCTCAGCAGGTCGTAGGCCTGGGAGAGCCGGTCGATGTCGAAGCCCTCGCGGGCGCCGATGCCGTGCACCACCATGTGCAGCGGGCGGGTGGCGGTGACCTTCGGGTCCTTCTGCCGCAGCGATCCGGCCGCCGCGTTGCGCGGGTTGGCGAAGGGCTTGTCCCCGGCCTCGACGAGCCGGGCGTTGAGCCCCTCGAAGGCCTCCATCGGGAAGAAGACCTCACCCCGGATCTCGACGAGCGCGGGGATGTCGTCCCCCTTGAGGCGGAGCGGGATCTCCGCGATCGTACGGACGTTGGGGGTGATGTCCTCCCCCGTCCGGCCGTCGCCGCGGGTCGCCGCGCGGGTCAGCCTGCCGTGCTCGTAGGTGAGGTTGACGGCGAGACCGTCCACCTTGAGCTCGCACAGGAAGTGGTACCCGCCCCCGCCCACGTCCTTGGCCACGCGCTCGGCCCAGGCGGCGAGCTCCCCGTCGTCGAATGCGTTGTCCAGGGAGAGCAGGCGCTCACGGTGTTCGACGGAGGTGAACTCCGTGGTGTAGGGGCCCGCGACCTTCTGGGTCGGCGAGTCCGGTGTGCGCAGCTCCGGGTGCTCGTCCTCGATGGCCTCCAGCGCGCGCATCTGCCGGTCGAACTCCGCGTCGTCGACGACCGGCTGGTCCTTCACGTAGTACCGGAAGCGGTGCTCCTCGATCTGCTCGGCGAGAAGTGCGTGCTGTTCGCGCACCTCCGCCGGCACACCGGTCAGCTGCTGCGCCTGCTGTTCGCCGGCCATCGCCTGTTCCTCCGTTGCCCCGTTGACTTCCGACCTCGACGACCCGTCACTCAGGGTTGTCCGCGAGCGACTTCGCGGCCCGGGCGCAGTGGGCGAGCGCGGCGCGCGCGTACGCGGGCGACGCCCCCGCCAGACCGCAGGACGGAGTGATCACGACGGACTCGCTGAGAGTCCCCGGATTCAGCCCCAGCCTGCTCCACAACGTCCTGACCTCCTTGACGCTACCGCCCGGGTCCGACAATGCGGTCGAGGCGGCGTCCATGCCGGGAACCACGCCGAGGAAGAGCTGGGTACCGCCCTCGACGGCCTCCCCGATCGCTTCCTCCTCACGCTCGGTGAGCAGGGAGAAGTCGAAGGACACCGCGCCCGCCCCCGCGCGGCGCAGCAGAGCGAACGGCACCTCCGGCGCGCAGGAGTGGACGGCGGTGAGTCCCTCGCCGTTCACCGCGAGCACGTCCCGCAGTGTTCCCTCGACGACCTGGCGGTCCACGGCGCGGTAGGTGCGGTAGCCGCTCGCCGACCTGATCCGGCCCCTCAGCACGGCGGTCAGGGAGGGTTCGTCGAGCTGGAGCACGACCTCGGCGCCGGGAACCCGGCGCCGTACCTCGGCGAGGTGGGAGCGCAGCCCCTCGGCCAGGGAACCGGCCAGGTCACGGCAGGCCCCCGGGTCGCCCAGCATGGCCTCGCCGCCCCGCAGCTCCAGCCCGGCGGCGAGGGTCCAGGGGCCGACGGCCTGGACCTTCAGCAGCCCTTCGTAGCCCTGGGTGAACTCCTCCAGCGCGTCGAGGTCCTCGCCCAGCCAGGAGCGGGCCCTGCGGGTGTCGCGGCCGGGGCGGTCGCTGATCCGCCAGCCGCTGGGCTCGACATGGCCGTACATCTCGACGAGCAGACCCACGGTCCGGCCGGTCATGTCCGCGCCGGGGCCCCGCGCGGGCAGCTCCGCCAGGTACGGCATGCCCCGGCCGTCGGCGAAGGACCCGGTGACGGTCTTGGCCGCTTCCCGGGCGTCTCCCCCCGGCATGGACCCGATCCCGGTGGCTGCACTCGCGCTGAACCCGCTCTTCTCGCTCACGCGGAAAGCCTACGGGCCCCGGCGCGGGCCGTCGGCGGCCGCCCGGCAGCCCCTCAGCGGCCGGGGCGGACCGTCAGGTCGTTGATCTCGGCGTCGCGCGGCAGATCGAGTGCCAGCAGGATCGTGGTGGCCACGGACTCCGGGTCGATCCAGCGCGAGGCGTCGTACTCCTTGCCCTCCTGCTGGTGGACCTTGGCCTGCATGGGGCTGGCGGTGCGGCCCGGGTAGACGGAGGTGACCCGGACGCCGTTGCCGTGCTCCTCGTGGCGCAGGGAGTCGGCGAGTGCCTTGAGCCCGTGCTTGCTGGCGGCGTACGCGCCCCACTCGGCGTGGGCCGCGAGGCCTGCCCCGGAGTTCACGAAGACGACGTGGCCCTGCGCGACGCGGAGCTGCGGCAGCATCAGACGCGTGAGCTCGGCCGGGGAGACCAGGTTGGCGTTGAGCTGGTGGTGCCAGGCCTTCGGGGTCAGGTCGCCGACCGTGCCGAGTTCGACGACGCCCGCGATGTGCAGCAGCGAGTCGAGGTGCTCGGGCATCGGCTGGTGGCCGAACGCCCAGGAGAGCCGGTCGGGATTGCCGAGGTCGCCGACGAGCGTGCGGGCCCCGGGGTGGAGGGCGGCCAGTTCCTTGGCGCGTCCGGCGTCCCGGGCCAGCAGCACGAGGTCGTCGCCGCGCTCCAGGAGACGGCGGGCGACGGCGGCGCCGATGCCGGAGCCGGCACCGGTGATGAGGTGAGTAGGCATGCCCTCATGCTCGCACCAGGGCATGCCGGCATCGGAGCAGGCCTGCCGGTTTCCCCCGGGACGCCCGGCCGGGGCGTCCCGGTCAGCGCAGCCCTGCCGACTCCTCCAGGTAGGCCAGCGCGCCGACACCGTCCTTGGCGAAGAAGACCAGCTCGGTGAGGGGCAGCGGCAGGAAGCCCTCGTCCTCCATGCGCTGGAACTGCTGGCGCAGGCCGTCGTAGAAACCGGCGGTGTTCAGCAGGACGACGGGCTTGGTGTGCTTGCCGTGCTTCTTCAGTTCCAGGATCTCCGTGGCCTCGTCGAGCGTCCCCGTGCCGCCGACCATGATCACGATCGCGTCGGACTTCTCCAGAAGCAGCGCCTTGCGCTCGGCCAGGTCCTTGGCGATCACCATCTCGTCGGCGTTCGTCCGCGCCTTGGCCGCCAGGAAGTCCACCGACACCCCGACGAGCCGGCCGCCGGCCTCCTGGACGCCGTCGGCGACGACCTTCATCAGCCCGCTCTCCGACCCGCCCCAGACCAGGGTGTGTCCGCCCCTGCCCAGCAGTTCGGCGAACTCGCGGGCGGGCACGGTGTAGCGGTCGTCGAGGTCGGCGGCGGAGAGGAAGACGCAGATGTTCATGCGGACACCGTACGACCGCTGCCCGGTGCGGGAGGAAACCGGTGCGGGAAGAAGGCGGTACGGGAAGAAACCGGCCTTCCGCGGGGCTGAACCCGGTATGGCCTCCATCACAGGACACACCATCACCGTCGAACCCTCCGCCACGCACGTGCGCGCGGTGCACGACGGGCAGGTGCTCGCCGAGAGCCGCCGCCCGCTCGTGCTGCGGGAGACGGGCTGTCCCGACCGTTACTACCTGCCGCCCGAGGACGTCCGTACGGAGCTGTTGTCACCCTCGGACACCCGTACGCACTGTCCGTTCAAGGGGGACGCGTCGTACTGGTCACTGCCCGGAGCCGCGGACCTCGTCTGGGCCTACCCGGAGCCGAAGGAGGAGGTCGCCGCGATCAGGGACCACTTCTGCTTCTACGCCACGGACGTCGTGCCCGACTGACCGTCAGAAATATTTTCTCGCACCGGCGATGAGTTCCGCGCGGCCCGGCGGTCCACCCTCACATGGACAAGACTCTCTCCCGTGACGGCACGTCG
The DNA window shown above is from Streptomyces sp. Alt3 and carries:
- a CDS encoding DUF427 domain-containing protein, producing the protein MASITGHTITVEPSATHVRAVHDGQVLAESRRPLVLRETGCPDRYYLPPEDVRTELLSPSDTRTHCPFKGDASYWSLPGAADLVWAYPEPKEEVAAIRDHFCFYATDVVPD